The following are from one region of the Parafrankia discariae genome:
- the metH gene encoding methionine synthase: MAGSGSLDEVAVEGRAAVEGGAAVGRTAGGAETGASERALRELLARRVVVLDGAWGTMLQNAGLTPADYRTERFADHPKDVTGDPDLLNLTRPDVILDVHRQYLAAGADITTTNTFTATSIGQADYGLESLVREMNVRGARLARQAADEAGGKFVAGSIGPLNVTLSLSPRVEDPAYRAVTFDEVRDAYAEQIAALAEGGVDLLLIETIFDTLNAKAAIAAARDVAPHLPLWISVTIVDLSGRTLSGQTVEAFWSSIAHANPLVVGVNCSLGADEMRPHVADLARLAGTYTACHPNAGLPNAFGGYDQSPEEAGRLIGEFAAAGMVNVVGGCCGTTPAHIAKIAAAVAGTAPRPVPELPGRTRFSGLEPFEIGPDTGFVMIGERTNVTGSARFRRLIEGNDFQGAIDVALEQVRGGANLLDVNMDADLLDSERAMTTFLNLLATEPEAARLPIMIDSSRWSVLEAGLRCVQGKGVVNSISLKEGEEPFLEQARRIRDFGAGVVVMAFDEQGQAETAERKVAICGRAYDLLTQRVGFPAEDIVFDPNVLAVATGIAEHNGYAKAFLDALPRIKERCPGVHISGGISNLSFSFRGNDVVREAMHSAFLFYAVQAGLDMGIVNAGQLAVYQDIPADLLELVEDVLFDRRDDATDRLVSFAETVTGSGTKRVVDLSWREGPVERRLSHALVHGIVDFIEADTEEARVGAARALDVIEGPLMDGMKIVGDLFGSGKMFLPQVVKSARVMKRSVAYLEPFMEAEKQQALLDGTADASGRSGNGKVVMATVKGDVHDIGKNIVGVVLGCNNYDVIDLGVMVPAKVILDTAVAESADAIGLSGLITPSLDEMVSVATEMQRRGLKIPLLIGGATTSRQHTAVRIAPAYDATTVHVLDASRVVGVVSDLLDSDRAADLAVRNRDEQRHLREQHEKRQQQPLLTLAQARANREQVSFDELPTPAFTGVRVVTPELTALREMIDWQFFFLAWELKGKYPAILDQPVARELFDEGNTLLDQIIADGSLRAEGVYGFWPANSDGDDILIDVGAGGGAGAAAGADAAGRLRVPMLRQQTAKPTGRPNRSLADYVAPAGDHLGGFAVAIHGADTLAAAFEARQDDYRSIMVKALADRLAEAFAEYVHLEARRAWFEPGSEPALADLHAERFRGIRPAFGYPASPDHSEKQALFDLLDAGRVGLGLTESFAMTPAAAVSGLIFANPGSRYFTVGRVGRDQVEDYAARRGLTVGDVERWLRPNLAYDPE, encoded by the coding sequence ATGGCAGGTTCCGGATCGCTCGACGAGGTGGCCGTCGAGGGCCGTGCGGCCGTCGAGGGTGGTGCCGCCGTCGGGCGCACCGCCGGAGGCGCGGAGACCGGTGCCAGCGAGCGGGCGCTGCGGGAGCTGCTGGCGCGGCGGGTCGTCGTCCTCGACGGGGCCTGGGGCACGATGCTGCAGAACGCCGGCCTCACCCCCGCCGACTACCGCACGGAGCGGTTCGCCGACCACCCGAAGGACGTCACCGGCGACCCGGACCTGCTGAACCTGACCCGGCCGGACGTCATCCTCGACGTGCACCGGCAGTACCTCGCGGCCGGCGCGGACATCACGACCACGAACACGTTCACCGCCACGAGCATCGGCCAGGCCGACTACGGCCTGGAGTCGCTGGTGCGGGAGATGAACGTGCGCGGCGCGCGGCTGGCCCGCCAGGCCGCCGACGAGGCCGGCGGGAAGTTCGTCGCCGGGTCGATCGGGCCGCTGAACGTCACGCTGTCGCTGTCGCCGCGGGTGGAGGACCCGGCGTACCGGGCGGTGACCTTCGACGAGGTCCGGGACGCCTACGCCGAGCAGATCGCCGCCCTGGCCGAGGGCGGCGTCGACCTGCTGCTCATCGAGACGATCTTCGACACGCTGAACGCGAAGGCCGCGATCGCCGCCGCCCGTGACGTCGCCCCGCACCTGCCGCTGTGGATCTCGGTGACGATCGTCGACCTGAGCGGGCGGACGCTGTCGGGGCAGACCGTCGAGGCGTTCTGGAGCTCGATCGCGCACGCGAACCCGCTGGTCGTCGGGGTGAACTGCTCGCTGGGCGCCGACGAGATGCGCCCGCACGTCGCCGACCTCGCCCGCCTCGCCGGCACGTACACGGCCTGCCATCCCAACGCGGGCCTGCCGAACGCGTTCGGCGGCTACGACCAGTCCCCCGAGGAGGCCGGCCGGCTGATCGGCGAGTTCGCCGCGGCGGGCATGGTCAACGTCGTCGGCGGCTGCTGCGGGACGACCCCGGCGCACATCGCGAAGATCGCGGCCGCGGTCGCCGGCACCGCGCCGCGCCCGGTTCCCGAGTTGCCCGGGCGCACCCGGTTCAGCGGGCTGGAGCCGTTCGAGATCGGCCCGGACACCGGCTTCGTCATGATCGGCGAGCGCACCAACGTCACCGGATCGGCGCGGTTCCGCCGGCTGATCGAGGGCAACGACTTCCAGGGCGCCATCGACGTCGCCCTGGAGCAGGTCCGCGGCGGCGCGAACCTGCTCGACGTCAACATGGACGCCGACCTGCTCGACAGCGAGCGGGCGATGACGACGTTCCTGAACCTGCTGGCCACCGAGCCGGAGGCGGCCCGGCTGCCCATCATGATCGACAGCTCGCGCTGGAGCGTCCTGGAGGCGGGGCTGCGCTGTGTGCAGGGCAAGGGCGTCGTCAACTCCATCAGCCTGAAGGAGGGCGAGGAGCCCTTCCTGGAGCAGGCCCGGCGCATCCGCGACTTCGGCGCGGGCGTCGTCGTGATGGCCTTCGACGAGCAGGGCCAGGCGGAGACCGCCGAGCGCAAGGTGGCCATCTGTGGCCGGGCCTACGACCTGCTCACCCAGCGGGTCGGCTTCCCGGCCGAGGACATCGTCTTCGACCCGAACGTGCTCGCCGTCGCCACCGGCATCGCCGAGCACAACGGCTACGCGAAGGCGTTCCTCGACGCGCTGCCGCGCATCAAGGAGCGCTGCCCCGGGGTGCACATCAGCGGCGGCATCTCGAACCTGTCGTTCTCCTTCCGCGGCAACGACGTCGTCCGCGAGGCGATGCACTCGGCGTTCCTCTTCTACGCCGTGCAGGCCGGGCTCGACATGGGCATCGTCAACGCCGGCCAGCTCGCGGTCTACCAGGACATCCCCGCGGACCTGCTCGAACTCGTCGAGGACGTGCTCTTCGACCGGCGCGACGACGCCACCGACCGGCTCGTCTCGTTCGCCGAGACGGTGACCGGCAGCGGCACGAAGCGCGTCGTGGACCTGTCGTGGCGCGAGGGACCGGTGGAGCGGCGGCTGTCCCACGCGCTGGTGCACGGCATCGTCGACTTCATCGAGGCCGACACGGAGGAGGCCCGGGTCGGCGCGGCCCGCGCCCTCGACGTGATCGAGGGCCCGCTGATGGACGGCATGAAGATCGTCGGTGACCTGTTCGGCTCCGGGAAGATGTTCCTGCCGCAGGTCGTGAAGAGCGCCCGGGTGATGAAGCGCTCCGTCGCCTACCTGGAACCGTTCATGGAGGCCGAGAAGCAGCAGGCGCTGCTGGACGGCACCGCCGACGCCTCCGGCCGCAGCGGTAACGGCAAGGTGGTGATGGCGACCGTCAAGGGCGACGTCCACGACATCGGCAAGAACATCGTCGGCGTGGTCCTGGGCTGCAACAACTACGACGTGATCGACCTGGGGGTCATGGTCCCCGCGAAGGTCATCCTCGACACGGCGGTGGCCGAGAGCGCCGACGCGATCGGCCTGTCCGGCCTGATCACCCCGTCGCTGGACGAGATGGTCTCGGTGGCCACCGAGATGCAGCGGCGCGGGCTGAAGATACCGCTGCTGATCGGGGGGGCGACCACCTCACGCCAGCACACCGCCGTGCGCATCGCCCCCGCCTACGACGCCACCACCGTCCACGTGCTGGACGCCTCCCGGGTCGTCGGTGTGGTCTCCGACCTGCTGGACAGCGACCGGGCCGCCGACCTCGCCGTCCGCAACCGGGACGAGCAGCGGCACCTGCGCGAGCAGCACGAGAAACGCCAGCAGCAGCCACTGCTCACCCTCGCCCAGGCCCGGGCGAACCGCGAGCAGGTCTCCTTCGACGAGCTGCCCACGCCGGCGTTCACCGGCGTCCGGGTCGTCACGCCGGAGCTCACCGCGCTGCGCGAGATGATCGACTGGCAGTTCTTCTTCCTCGCCTGGGAGCTGAAGGGCAAGTACCCGGCGATCCTCGACCAGCCGGTCGCCCGCGAGCTGTTCGACGAGGGCAACACGCTGCTCGACCAGATCATCGCGGACGGCTCCCTGCGGGCCGAGGGCGTCTACGGCTTCTGGCCGGCGAACTCCGACGGTGACGACATCCTGATCGACGTCGGTGCTGGTGGTGGCGCTGGCGCTGCTGCCGGCGCCGACGCGGCGGGCCGGCTGCGGGTGCCGATGCTGCGCCAGCAGACCGCCAAGCCCACGGGACGCCCGAACCGCAGCCTCGCCGACTACGTGGCCCCGGCCGGCGACCATCTCGGCGGGTTCGCGGTGGCCATCCACGGCGCCGACACGCTCGCGGCCGCCTTCGAGGCCCGGCAGGACGACTACCGGTCGATCATGGTGAAGGCGCTCGCCGACCGGCTGGCCGAGGCGTTCGCCGAGTACGTCCACCTCGAGGCGCGCCGCGCCTGGTTCGAGCCCGGGTCCGAGCCGGCGCTGGCGGACCTGCACGCCGAGCGGTTCCGCGGCATCCGCCCCGCCTTCGGCTACCCGGCGAGCCCGGACCACAGCGAGAAGCAGGCCCTGTTCGACCTGCTGGACGCCGGCCGGGTCGGCCTGGGCCTGACCGAGTCCTTCGCGATGACCCCGGCCGCCGCCGTCAGCGGGCTGATCTTCGCCAACCCGGGGTCGCGGTACTTCACCGTCGGGCGCGTCGGCCGCGACCAGGTCGAGGACTACGCCGCGCGGCGCGGCCTGACGGTCGGCGACGTCGAGCGCTGGCTGCGCCCGAACCTCGCCTACGACCCCGAGTAG
- a CDS encoding alpha/beta fold hydrolase has protein sequence MADISPVVLVHGLASSSDHGWRGSGWIDLLQEAGREVIAVDLPGHGRSRRDTDPAAYPDAAAEIAEAFAGRGPVDAVGFSAGAHLLLECAVRGLAPFNRLALMGVGPRLLEPRPQRGPVLGATPAQDDGTDILARLIRGLARRAGNDMAAVDAFARRPRRTLTAAELATVGCEVLIVTGERDEGAGSPEELAALFPKATGRTIEGADHFSVQANPRAMNAVLDFLGV, from the coding sequence ATGGCTGACATCTCGCCGGTGGTCCTGGTCCACGGCCTCGCGTCGTCGAGCGACCACGGCTGGCGTGGGTCCGGCTGGATCGACCTGCTCCAGGAGGCGGGCCGCGAGGTCATCGCCGTCGACCTCCCCGGGCACGGCCGCTCCCGCCGGGACACCGATCCGGCGGCCTACCCGGACGCCGCCGCCGAGATCGCCGAGGCGTTCGCCGGGCGCGGGCCCGTCGACGCCGTCGGTTTCTCCGCGGGCGCCCACCTGCTGCTCGAGTGCGCGGTGCGCGGGCTGGCGCCGTTCAACCGGCTCGCCCTGATGGGCGTGGGCCCGCGGCTGCTGGAGCCCCGCCCGCAGCGGGGCCCGGTGCTCGGCGCCACCCCGGCGCAGGACGACGGCACCGACATCCTGGCCCGGCTGATCCGCGGGCTCGCCCGGCGCGCCGGCAACGACATGGCGGCGGTGGACGCGTTCGCCCGCCGGCCGCGGCGGACGCTCACGGCGGCCGAGCTGGCCACCGTCGGCTGCGAGGTCCTGATCGTCACCGGCGAGCGGGACGAGGGGGCGGGCTCCCCCGAGGAGCTGGCCGCGCTGTTCCCCAAGGCCACCGGACGGACCATCGAGGGCGCCGACCACTTCTCCGTGCAGGCCAACCCGCGGGCGATGAACGCCGTGCTGGACTTCCTCGGCGTCTGA
- a CDS encoding VOC family protein: MATTETTETAETTQPPQAAPVTWAGLMLDCPDAKELATFYGELTGWGVGGADEEGAWAFLSPPGTGIMIGFQRVAGYQPPRWPDQSAPQQVHLDFRVADLEASISLAEKLGATQAAFQPGGERWRVLLDPTGHPFCLCPPAQEG, from the coding sequence ATGGCGACCACTGAGACCACTGAGACCGCGGAGACCACCCAGCCGCCCCAGGCCGCGCCGGTGACCTGGGCCGGGCTGATGCTCGACTGCCCGGACGCGAAGGAGCTGGCGACCTTCTACGGCGAGCTGACGGGTTGGGGCGTCGGCGGCGCGGATGAGGAGGGTGCCTGGGCCTTCCTGAGCCCGCCGGGCACCGGAATCATGATCGGTTTCCAGCGCGTCGCGGGCTACCAGCCGCCGCGCTGGCCCGACCAGTCCGCGCCCCAGCAGGTCCACCTCGACTTCCGCGTGGCGGATCTGGAGGCCTCGATCAGCCTCGCGGAGAAACTCGGGGCGACGCAGGCCGCTTTCCAGCCGGGCGGCGAGCGCTGGCGGGTGCTGCTCGACCCGACCGGCCACCCGTTCTGTCTCTGCCCGCCGGCGCAGGAGGGCTGA
- a CDS encoding MarR family winged helix-turn-helix transcriptional regulator has product MLADAEIAQAGAPEAGDVLEIAARLRLSVSLLVRRLRLVQPAGELTVGEIAALVRLERGGPSTAAALAKKETISPQSMGATLAGLEDRGLVERRPDPADGRRVILSLADAGHEALRDRRNARSEQLARALSTGFSDAELDCLKAAGPLLERLAQSL; this is encoded by the coding sequence ATGCTCGCAGACGCTGAGATCGCCCAGGCCGGCGCACCCGAGGCGGGTGACGTCCTCGAGATCGCCGCCAGGCTGCGGCTGAGCGTGAGCCTGCTGGTGCGGCGGCTGCGCCTGGTGCAGCCGGCCGGCGAGCTGACCGTCGGCGAGATCGCGGCCCTCGTGCGCCTCGAGCGCGGCGGCCCGTCCACCGCCGCGGCCCTCGCGAAGAAAGAGACGATCAGCCCACAGTCGATGGGAGCGACGCTCGCCGGGCTCGAGGATCGCGGCCTCGTCGAGCGCCGGCCGGATCCGGCCGACGGCCGGCGGGTGATCCTCTCGCTGGCCGACGCCGGGCACGAGGCGCTGCGCGACCGGCGTAACGCCCGCAGCGAGCAGCTCGCGCGGGCGCTCTCCACCGGCTTCAGTGACGCCGAGCTCGACTGCCTGAAAGCCGCCGGGCCGCTGCTCGAGCGCCTGGCGCAGAGCCTGTGA
- a CDS encoding alpha/beta fold hydrolase, with protein sequence MSARTNGRTPEAQVNGRTPEVRVNRRTPEVRAVGAPDAVNEVLVMGDGDPVVLVAHAWGASARVMLPTVAGVPGTLVAVNFRGYGGSSPRPDGWTYADLAAELAGVARVVGASAAVGQSMGAGALLALADQEPDLFTTLALLLPPAVDEPIPAEIHEMFRRVHVARLAGEPEALRAEIARCMSPQLRDARGGAVYLRAYALMLMACSAPTERPGNAPVPDRARLVRVRARTLVVGQDGDLIHRTGTAHELAAALPHARVHVFPATAPMWSERLALRTLLTDHLTRNTPGPDSK encoded by the coding sequence GTGAGCGCACGGACGAACGGGCGGACACCGGAAGCACAGGTGAACGGGCGGACACCGGAGGTTCGGGTGAACCGGCGGACGCCGGAGGTTCGGGCGGTGGGCGCCCCGGACGCCGTGAACGAGGTCCTCGTCATGGGCGACGGCGACCCGGTGGTGCTGGTCGCGCACGCGTGGGGCGCGTCGGCGCGGGTCATGCTGCCGACGGTGGCGGGTGTCCCCGGGACGCTGGTCGCGGTGAACTTCCGCGGCTACGGGGGCTCGTCGCCCCGGCCGGACGGCTGGACGTACGCCGACCTCGCCGCGGAGCTGGCCGGTGTCGCCCGCGTGGTCGGGGCGAGCGCGGCGGTCGGGCAGAGCATGGGCGCGGGCGCGCTGCTCGCCCTGGCCGACCAGGAACCGGACCTGTTCACGACCCTGGCGCTGCTGCTGCCCCCGGCGGTCGACGAACCGATCCCGGCCGAGATCCACGAGATGTTCCGGCGGGTCCACGTCGCCAGGCTGGCCGGTGAACCGGAGGCGCTGCGGGCCGAGATCGCGCGGTGCATGTCCCCGCAGCTGCGGGACGCCCGCGGCGGCGCCGTCTATCTGCGCGCGTACGCGCTCATGCTGATGGCCTGCTCGGCGCCGACCGAACGGCCGGGCAACGCGCCCGTTCCGGACCGGGCCCGGCTGGTCCGGGTGCGGGCGCGGACGCTGGTCGTCGGCCAGGACGGCGATCTGATCCACCGGACCGGGACCGCGCACGAGCTGGCGGCGGCCCTCCCCCACGCGCGCGTGCACGTCTTTCCCGCGACGGCGCCGATGTGGAGTGAACGACTGGCTCTGCGGACCCTGCTGACGGACCACCTGACCCGAAACACACCCGGACCGGACTCGAAGTGA
- a CDS encoding helix-turn-helix transcriptional regulator, whose protein sequence is MRASRLLSVLLLLQTRGRLTAREMAAELEVSVRTVYRDLDALAEAGVPVLAERGATGGYELLAGYRTRLTGLTAAEADSLLLAGLPDTAAELGFGAVAAAAELKLLAALPAEARERALRVRELFHLDAPGWFRAAEPVPLLAEVAGAVWGRRRVRIDYLRWRAPRRVVRELEPLGVVLKSGTWYVVAAARAGDGQADTADAPPAEPAEPAEPAETPEAAGTSASAEVTEAADPADPASAFDGSVRVYRVAKILGFAALPETFERPEHFDLPAYWQRWTAGYEAGVYRGTATVRLSPEGRRMVPFRLAPAVAWAVEQTAGEPDADGWVRAELPIESVRHARGDLLVLGPDLEVLGPPELRAAMAEAAAGLAARYSPPANPPARRPGC, encoded by the coding sequence GTGCGCGCCAGCCGGCTCCTTTCCGTCCTTTTGCTGCTGCAGACCCGCGGCCGGCTGACGGCCCGCGAGATGGCCGCCGAGCTGGAGGTCTCGGTCCGGACGGTCTACCGGGACCTGGACGCGCTCGCCGAGGCCGGCGTCCCCGTGCTGGCGGAGCGCGGGGCCACCGGCGGATACGAGCTGCTCGCCGGCTACCGCACCCGGCTGACCGGGCTGACCGCGGCCGAGGCCGACTCCCTGCTGCTCGCCGGGCTCCCGGACACCGCCGCCGAGCTCGGCTTCGGCGCGGTCGCCGCCGCCGCCGAGCTCAAGCTGCTCGCCGCGCTCCCGGCCGAGGCCCGGGAGCGGGCGCTCCGGGTGCGGGAGCTCTTCCACCTGGACGCGCCCGGCTGGTTCCGCGCCGCCGAGCCGGTGCCGCTGCTCGCCGAGGTCGCCGGCGCGGTGTGGGGGCGGCGGCGCGTCCGGATCGACTACCTGCGCTGGCGCGCCCCGCGCCGGGTGGTCCGTGAGCTCGAGCCGCTCGGGGTCGTCCTCAAGAGCGGCACCTGGTACGTCGTTGCCGCCGCTCGCGCCGGCGACGGCCAGGCCGACACCGCGGACGCTCCGCCCGCGGAACCCGCGGAACCCGCGGAACCCGCGGAGACGCCGGAAGCGGCTGGGACGTCCGCGTCGGCCGAGGTGACGGAGGCGGCTGACCCGGCTGACCCGGCCTCGGCCTTCGACGGGTCCGTGCGGGTGTACCGGGTCGCGAAGATCCTCGGCTTCGCGGCGCTGCCGGAGACGTTCGAGCGGCCGGAGCACTTCGACCTGCCGGCCTACTGGCAGCGGTGGACCGCCGGGTACGAGGCCGGGGTCTACCGCGGGACCGCCACGGTGCGGCTGTCCCCGGAGGGCCGGCGGATGGTCCCCTTCCGGCTCGCCCCGGCGGTGGCGTGGGCGGTCGAGCAGACCGCGGGCGAGCCGGACGCCGACGGCTGGGTGCGCGCCGAGCTGCCGATCGAGTCGGTCCGGCACGCCCGGGGCGACCTGCTCGTGCTCGGCCCCGACCTGGAGGTGCTCGGTCCTCCGGAGCTGCGCGCGGCGATGGCGGAGGCGGCCGCGGGCCTGGCGGCACGCTACAGCCCGCCCGCGAACCCGCCCGCCCGCCGACCCGGATGCTGA
- a CDS encoding DUF2252 domain-containing protein: MTTSAPESERAQVIGDVFTAAFGELMAAEPGAFRRKFRKMAASPFAFYRGSAALFYADVHDLDDPFLDERTSRVWIHGDLHAENFGTYMSSNGVLVFNVNDFDEAYVGPFRWDLRRLVASLALLGRAKALSDAVITGLVEACADAYREKIRDLAEGGSSADLLTRTSTSGVVHAFLQQARRSTRVGLLDDLTVVEHYDRRFARVDGVTAVDEETRAKVLEAFDRYLATVPPGRRTRPVSLTVKDVVARRGVGIGSAGLPSYNLLVEGQTEALDNDVVLYMKQGQVPAVSRFVSDERIREYFHHQGHRTAVSQRALQADSDTWLGHTEVDGVGQLVAEVSPYAQDLDWSEVNEREQMFALVADLGRSTARMHAVADDESEHDLVSFSTEDAIHEAISADEKSFTASLVEFAHDYGAQVHHDHALFVDMFRNGQIIDVD, encoded by the coding sequence ATGACGACGTCCGCCCCCGAATCCGAGCGCGCCCAGGTGATCGGGGACGTCTTCACCGCGGCGTTCGGTGAGCTGATGGCCGCCGAGCCGGGCGCGTTCCGGCGCAAGTTCCGGAAGATGGCGGCCTCACCGTTCGCGTTCTACCGGGGTTCGGCCGCGCTTTTCTACGCCGATGTCCACGACCTCGACGACCCGTTCCTCGACGAGCGGACGAGCCGGGTGTGGATTCACGGTGACCTGCACGCGGAGAACTTCGGTACCTACATGAGCAGCAACGGGGTGCTGGTCTTCAACGTCAACGACTTCGACGAGGCCTACGTCGGGCCGTTTCGCTGGGACCTGCGCCGGCTGGTGGCCAGCCTCGCGCTGCTCGGCCGGGCCAAGGCGCTCAGCGACGCCGTGATCACCGGCCTCGTCGAGGCCTGCGCGGACGCCTACCGGGAGAAGATCCGCGACCTCGCCGAGGGCGGGTCGTCGGCGGACCTGCTGACCCGGACGTCCACCTCGGGTGTGGTGCACGCGTTCCTGCAGCAGGCGCGGCGCTCCACCCGGGTCGGCCTGCTCGACGACCTCACGGTGGTCGAGCACTACGACCGGCGCTTCGCCCGGGTGGACGGCGTCACCGCGGTTGACGAGGAGACCCGTGCGAAGGTCCTCGAGGCGTTCGACCGTTACCTGGCGACGGTGCCGCCGGGCCGGCGCACCCGTCCGGTGTCGCTGACCGTCAAGGACGTCGTCGCCCGGCGCGGGGTGGGCATCGGCAGCGCCGGCCTGCCGTCCTACAACCTGCTCGTCGAGGGCCAGACCGAGGCGCTCGACAACGACGTCGTCCTGTACATGAAGCAGGGGCAGGTCCCGGCGGTCAGCCGTTTCGTCTCCGACGAGCGGATCCGCGAGTACTTCCACCACCAGGGCCATCGGACGGCCGTCTCGCAGCGGGCGCTGCAGGCCGACAGCGACACCTGGCTCGGCCACACCGAGGTCGACGGTGTCGGCCAGCTCGTCGCCGAGGTGTCGCCGTACGCGCAGGACCTGGACTGGTCCGAGGTGAACGAGCGGGAGCAGATGTTCGCCCTGGTCGCCGACCTCGGCCGGTCGACCGCGCGGATGCACGCCGTCGCCGACGACGAGAGCGAGCACGACCTGGTCAGCTTCTCCACCGAGGACGCGATCCACGAGGCGATCTCGGCGGACGAGAAGTCGTTCACGGCGTCCCTGGTCGAGTTCGCGCACGACTACGGCGCCCAGGTCCACCACGACCACGCGCTGTTCGTCGACATGTTCCGCAACGGGCAGATCATCGACGTCGACTGA
- a CDS encoding lytic murein transglycosylase yields the protein MVATAGLLLLCSGAAARPEPLPPDRAGRWDLADSRPPGTAPTDAASLTEIPAGVDPLGLDPLGEEPGAADEDGSDATAPAGDETAGNGSTGKDGTGSDDGPGSAGTVITGGRGIPDRVLDAYRQAAGRVEQELPGCHLPWELLAAIGKIESGHAAGRPMAADGTVTRPILGPVLDGRDGRALIPDSDDGVFDGDATLDRAVGPMQFIPTTWRTSGRDGSGDGRRDPQNIHDATLAAGGYLCAHGRDVSRPDQLRAAIFAYNPSASYVNAVLTWMTAYQEDGATALPGEPAQAGDPAPTAPEPPVPELTAPEPAGEPLVPVGPGTPSSGGPSTGSPTPAGPTGPAAPGPTLPAGEEKRPRVEVIPAEPAPGGGGQAGEDPGAAALRGLGLSVGDLAAVPVELDGATAGFEALDLTAARRPAPAGPLRVVATATTEAGRPITRSELTIPAEPGRPAPASPDTAGTAPGGTGTPAVENEPILLARLSGGDLAAAGLPGGRFVLALEAHAGSGRVYTVRLLIGQLDAKAFAARPVPTSTASTGHPASPEPPAAAPGASTGTPGTPVQPATPPAVTPSAAKPPAATVPPPATPTTSTPTTSTPAAVGSGPATTTAPGTGGPTAAGARSTAP from the coding sequence GTGGTCGCCACGGCGGGGCTGCTGCTGCTCTGCTCCGGCGCGGCGGCCCGGCCGGAGCCGTTGCCGCCCGACCGGGCCGGCCGGTGGGACCTGGCGGACTCCAGACCACCGGGTACGGCGCCGACCGACGCGGCGAGCCTCACCGAGATCCCCGCGGGCGTCGACCCGCTCGGGCTCGACCCCCTCGGGGAGGAGCCCGGAGCAGCCGACGAGGACGGTTCGGACGCGACAGCCCCCGCCGGGGACGAAACCGCCGGGAACGGGAGCACCGGGAAGGACGGAACCGGGAGCGACGACGGCCCGGGGTCGGCGGGCACCGTCATCACGGGTGGGCGGGGTATCCCCGACCGCGTCCTCGACGCCTACCGACAGGCCGCCGGGCGCGTCGAACAAGAACTACCCGGTTGCCACCTGCCGTGGGAGCTTCTCGCCGCCATCGGGAAGATCGAGTCCGGCCACGCGGCGGGCCGGCCGATGGCCGCGGACGGAACGGTGACCCGGCCGATCCTCGGTCCCGTCCTGGACGGCCGGGACGGGCGCGCGTTGATCCCCGACTCGGACGACGGCGTGTTCGACGGCGACGCCACGCTGGACCGCGCGGTCGGCCCGATGCAGTTCATCCCGACCACCTGGCGGACGTCCGGCCGGGACGGGTCGGGCGACGGGCGGCGCGATCCGCAGAACATCCACGACGCGACGCTCGCCGCGGGCGGCTATCTCTGCGCCCACGGGCGGGATGTGAGCCGGCCCGACCAGCTGCGCGCCGCGATCTTCGCCTACAACCCGTCGGCGTCCTATGTGAACGCCGTGCTGACCTGGATGACCGCCTATCAGGAGGACGGCGCGACCGCGCTGCCCGGCGAGCCGGCGCAGGCCGGCGACCCCGCGCCGACCGCGCCGGAGCCGCCCGTCCCCGAGCTGACCGCCCCGGAGCCGGCTGGCGAGCCGCTGGTGCCGGTCGGGCCGGGCACACCGTCCTCCGGCGGGCCGTCGACCGGGTCCCCCACCCCGGCCGGGCCGACCGGACCCGCGGCCCCGGGGCCGACGCTGCCGGCCGGCGAGGAGAAGCGTCCCCGCGTCGAGGTCATCCCGGCGGAACCCGCGCCGGGTGGCGGCGGCCAGGCCGGCGAGGACCCTGGGGCGGCGGCACTGCGCGGTCTCGGTCTCTCGGTAGGTGATCTCGCTGCCGTTCCGGTCGAGCTGGACGGCGCCACCGCCGGCTTCGAGGCGCTGGATCTCACCGCGGCACGCCGCCCGGCTCCGGCCGGACCGCTGCGGGTGGTAGCCACCGCCACGACGGAGGCCGGTCGCCCGATCACGAGAAGCGAGCTCACGATTCCCGCCGAGCCGGGCCGACCCGCGCCGGCGTCCCCCGACACCGCGGGAACCGCACCCGGAGGCACGGGAACGCCGGCCGTGGAGAACGAGCCGATCCTGCTCGCCCGGCTCTCCGGCGGGGACCTCGCCGCGGCGGGCCTGCCCGGCGGACGGTTCGTCCTCGCCCTCGAAGCGCACGCCGGGTCCGGTCGGGTGTACACGGTGCGCCTGCTGATCGGCCAGCTCGACGCGAAGGCTTTCGCCGCCCGCCCGGTGCCCACCAGCACCGCGTCCACCGGGCACCCGGCGTCCCCGGAGCCGCCAGCGGCCGCACCCGGGGCGTCCACCGGCACGCCGGGCACTCCCGTCCAGCCCGCCACACCACCGGCCGTCACACCATCCGCGGCCAAACCACCGGCCGCCACGGTGCCACCGCCCGCTACGCCGACCACCTCGACGCCGACCACCTCGACGCCGGCCGCGGTGGGATCCGGCCCCGCGACGACCACCGCGCCGGGAACGGGTGGCCCGACGGCCGCCGGCGCGCGGTCCACGGCACCCTGA